In Streptomyces durocortorensis, a genomic segment contains:
- a CDS encoding AfsR/SARP family transcriptional regulator — translation MDRDSGPRVRVPEQRAPEKPGTADALRFTVLGPVRAWRGSDLLSSGSPQQRALLAALLLRGGRTATAGELIDAFWGEDPPSQALATIRTYASRLRKILGQDTLVSESGGYAIRIDRSALDLTLAQDLAAEAEKARAAGDRCQARTLINKVLGLWDGEALASVPGPYAENQRTRLEEWRLQLTETRLDLDLEVGCHAEAISELTALTAAHPLRERLRELLMVALYRSGRQAEALAVYADTRRLLAEELGVDPRPELAQLQQRILRADEELARPADEPAPAPAPLRPAQLPASVPDFTGRSAFVAELGSRLATAESSVMAVSAVAGIGGVGKTTLAVHVAHRARRHFPDGQLYVDLQGAGARAAEPETVLGSFLRALGTADSAIPDTLDERAALYRSTLDGRRVLILLDNAHDAAQIRPLLPGTPGCAALVTSRVRMVDLAGAHLVDLDVMSPEEALRLFTRIVGAERVGAEREAALDVVAACGFLPLAIRIAASRLAARRTWTVSVLAAKLADERRRLDELQAGDLAVKATFELGYGQLEPAQARAFRLLGLADGPDISLAAAAALLDLDPHAAEDLLEALVDTSLVESAAPGRYRYHDLVRLYARACAERDEQPPVERKLALSRLLDFYLATAAGVYALERPGDRLADHREPTQYSGLTFADRHTAQDWLYTEANSLLACVRQASEAGGVRRAVDLLWATKDLAESGANSKQYEAAAITMRDLARSADDARAEGRALITLTNARLVAGRFDQAERDAQRAMRLARAVGDPLPSCWAPNDLGIIALYQNRHAEGEAYLEQAIANFRADGNRPGEASALCNLSRIHLAMGNTTSAVALAQQGIDIYDELGHALRGANGRYALGLALTQSGRLAEATEQLHEALAVFRDSRQRLWEGMATFRLAEVDLAAGLPAQAATKAEQALAVLRGIGGQWRRGNVLTVLGQALNDIGQPGRAQVCWREALDIYETLGSAEVEAVRKLLAPTLPA, via the coding sequence ATGGACCGTGACAGCGGGCCACGCGTGCGCGTACCGGAGCAGCGCGCTCCGGAGAAACCGGGTACGGCAGACGCCCTCAGGTTCACCGTGCTCGGCCCCGTACGGGCCTGGCGGGGCTCGGACCTCCTCTCCTCCGGCTCTCCCCAGCAGCGCGCCCTGCTGGCCGCGTTGCTGCTGCGCGGGGGCAGGACGGCCACGGCGGGCGAGCTGATCGACGCGTTCTGGGGCGAGGACCCGCCCTCACAGGCCCTGGCCACGATCCGGACGTACGCCTCCCGGCTCCGCAAGATCCTGGGCCAGGACACGCTGGTGAGCGAGTCGGGCGGGTACGCGATACGGATCGACCGGAGTGCGCTCGACCTGACCCTGGCGCAGGACCTGGCGGCCGAGGCGGAGAAGGCGCGCGCGGCCGGTGACCGCTGCCAGGCGCGCACCCTGATCAACAAGGTGCTGGGCCTGTGGGACGGCGAGGCGCTGGCCTCGGTGCCGGGGCCCTACGCGGAGAACCAGCGCACCCGGCTGGAGGAGTGGCGGCTCCAGCTCACCGAGACCCGGCTCGACCTGGACCTGGAGGTCGGCTGCCACGCGGAGGCGATCTCCGAACTGACCGCGCTCACCGCGGCGCACCCGCTGCGCGAGCGGCTGCGCGAGCTGCTGATGGTGGCGCTGTACCGGAGCGGCCGGCAGGCCGAGGCGCTGGCGGTGTACGCGGACACACGGCGGCTCCTCGCGGAGGAGCTGGGCGTCGATCCGCGCCCCGAACTGGCCCAGCTCCAGCAGCGGATCCTGCGGGCCGACGAGGAGCTGGCCCGCCCGGCGGACGAACCGGCGCCCGCGCCCGCGCCGCTGCGGCCCGCGCAACTTCCGGCGTCGGTGCCGGACTTCACCGGCCGGTCCGCGTTCGTGGCCGAGCTGGGCAGCCGACTGGCCACGGCGGAGAGTTCGGTGATGGCGGTCTCCGCGGTGGCGGGGATCGGTGGCGTCGGCAAGACGACGCTGGCCGTGCACGTCGCCCACCGGGCCCGCCGGCACTTCCCGGACGGCCAGCTCTACGTCGACCTCCAGGGCGCGGGGGCCAGGGCCGCCGAACCGGAGACGGTCCTCGGCTCGTTCCTGCGCGCGCTCGGCACGGCGGACTCGGCGATCCCGGACACGCTGGACGAGCGGGCCGCGCTGTACCGCTCGACGCTGGACGGCCGCCGCGTCCTGATCCTCCTGGACAACGCCCACGACGCCGCCCAGATCCGCCCGCTGCTGCCCGGCACGCCGGGGTGCGCGGCGCTGGTGACGAGCCGGGTGCGGATGGTGGACCTGGCCGGGGCGCATCTGGTGGACCTGGACGTGATGTCGCCCGAGGAGGCGTTGCGGCTCTTCACCCGGATCGTCGGCGCGGAGCGGGTCGGGGCGGAACGCGAGGCGGCGCTCGACGTGGTGGCCGCGTGCGGCTTCCTCCCCCTCGCCATCCGCATCGCCGCGTCCCGGCTGGCCGCCCGCCGTACCTGGACGGTGTCGGTCCTCGCCGCGAAACTGGCCGACGAGCGCCGCCGCCTGGACGAGCTCCAGGCGGGCGACCTCGCGGTGAAGGCCACGTTCGAACTCGGCTACGGCCAGCTGGAACCGGCGCAGGCCCGCGCCTTCCGCCTCCTGGGCCTCGCGGACGGCCCGGACATCTCCCTCGCCGCGGCCGCCGCCCTGCTGGACCTGGACCCGCACGCGGCGGAGGACCTCCTGGAGGCCCTGGTCGACACGAGCCTGGTGGAGTCCGCCGCCCCGGGCCGCTACCGGTACCACGACCTGGTGCGCCTCTACGCGCGTGCGTGCGCGGAGCGGGACGAACAGCCGCCGGTGGAACGGAAGCTGGCGCTGTCGCGGCTGCTGGACTTCTATCTGGCCACGGCTGCGGGGGTCTACGCGCTGGAGCGGCCGGGGGACCGGCTGGCCGATCACCGGGAGCCCACCCAGTACAGCGGGCTGACATTCGCCGACCGGCACACCGCGCAGGACTGGCTCTACACGGAGGCCAACTCCCTGCTCGCGTGCGTGCGTCAGGCGTCGGAAGCCGGAGGGGTGCGCCGAGCGGTCGACCTGCTCTGGGCCACCAAGGACCTCGCGGAGTCGGGCGCGAACTCCAAACAGTACGAGGCGGCGGCCATCACCATGCGCGATCTGGCCCGGTCCGCTGACGACGCGCGGGCCGAGGGGCGGGCGCTGATCACCCTCACCAACGCCCGTCTGGTCGCGGGCCGGTTCGACCAGGCGGAGCGGGACGCGCAGCGCGCCATGAGGCTCGCCCGCGCGGTGGGTGATCCCCTGCCGAGCTGCTGGGCCCCCAACGACCTCGGCATCATCGCGCTCTACCAGAACCGCCACGCGGAGGGCGAGGCCTACCTCGAACAGGCCATCGCCAACTTCCGGGCCGACGGCAACCGTCCGGGCGAGGCGAGCGCCCTGTGCAACCTCTCCCGCATCCACCTCGCGATGGGGAACACGACGAGCGCGGTGGCCCTGGCCCAGCAGGGCATAGACATATACGACGAACTGGGCCACGCGCTGCGCGGCGCGAACGGCCGGTACGCCCTGGGCCTCGCCCTCACCCAGAGCGGGCGGCTCGCCGAAGCGACGGAGCAGCTCCACGAGGCGCTGGCCGTGTTCCGGGACAGCCGGCAGCGCCTCTGGGAGGGGATGGCGACCTTCCGTCTGGCAGAGGTGGATCTGGCCGCCGGGCTCCCGGCACAGGCTGCCACGAAGGCCGAGCAGGCACTCGCGGTACTGCGCGGCATCGGCGGGCAGTGGCGGCGCGGCAATGTCCTCACCGTCCTGGGCCAGGCACTGAACGACATCGGCCAGCCGGGTCGGGCCCAGGTGTGCTGGCGTGAGGCGCTGGACATCTACGAGACGCTCGGCTCGGCGGAGGTCGAAGCCGTACGGAAGTTGCTGGCGCCGACGCTGCCCGCGTGA